TTGTTGGATTAGGGATGTTGGTGAGTTGATGTGCGAGTGTATTGATGTAAACTGGGTTACCCACAGCTTGCCTAGAGTGTGTGCTTATTGGGGCTTGTTTTACTGCTCACTTACTCAATGGATTACTAGAAAATACATTATCAATCTGACTCTTCTCTCCCATGAGAAGGGGCATTACAGAATCATTCAAATTGTGCACATGCAGGGCACTGAGAGTAGGTTGGTTTTTGGTGGCTACTCAGATGCCTGTATTGTGTGTGGCCAGTCATGCATGAAAGCCTTGGCCTTAGCATAGCAGATGGGTGAAAGAGGTCATACTTTGTATATTTGTGTCACGCCGACATGAGAACCAGAAAAATGCAGTTATGTTGTTATTACATGGTTGTCACTCACAAAATAGTTGCAGCAGAAATAACAGTTTTTAAATGCTGAAAGAGCAGAAGTAGAGGACAAAACCTCCCGGGTTGTACGTATTATTAGGTAACTTTTAACTTTACAGACTGTCAAAAAATCATCACCAGAAATTCCTCGTGCAGCCATAAAGGcttattgattttaaatatgCAAGTTTTAATTGCTCTTATCACactcttgcacacacacatacatgtatactttTCATTCAAATAGTGCGTATCTTGTGATAGCCGCCTTGTAATCCAGGATTAGTCTGATTGGGATCTTTACACATTGCACATTGTGTATGCGAACATGTCTGCATGTGTGTCAAAACGATTACAAGGCAGACagcatatttaatgataaaattaaCAGTTTTGCAGTGAAGGAAGAACATGTGTTCATGAGATCGAGACAAATGGTCTTCGTTGAGAAATTACGATTTGCCTTACTGGCTGAGAGAATGAAGAAAAATTGCTTATTTACAGAAAATATACATAGAGTGCAATGAAAACGAATTTGCTTCCTTCTTAGATtacatatttcattatttttgcagtttaccctaattttaacattttaactcAATTTAGCCAATTTAATACAATtgtaaataattttatttacattgagGAAACAATTTTTCATAGCTTCCTGATTTTGTGTGAAAAAGCAGCCCATGCTACCTTTAAAAGCAATCAAAAAATTGGAgatattttgggcaaatatcaaattaaaatggttaATCATTACGCAGACAATGAGCTCATTTGGCAGTGAATGTGGAGTTAGACTATAtaatatgtacgtacatatttaattttctattctctaaaattgcaatttgtttgttttgcctttAGTGCGGACTGACTCCTTTTCCCATTCACCACTAATCCATATCTTGTGATACAGAAAAGGCCCAGAACCAGTTTAGGCCAGTTTAGTACAAATAATTaccaaaaaaagtgtgtttcttgttgatttgatgtttatatttttaccaCACTCAGGGGATCAAGAGCATGATAGATAAACACATAATTATTGGCATTTTTCACATTGCATTCAATATCTGAATTTGCGAACCACCATTGTAGCGCTCCCCTTCACGTCTTGTAGCCCATCTGAGAAAAAGTCAACGAGGAGTTTCCTGATGCCGGTCCGCACAGGATTGAAGGCAAGCTTGACAAATGCTTTTTGGCCAGGACCGATGTCAGTGCTGACAGACAAAGGAGAATTTTAGGGCATTGAATAAGTGATGAATCGTAAAGAAGTGCTGCACTGGAGCTTTTAGTGTCTTCACTTACTTGACCTTAACCTCAGTGGGAGCCAAGAGCCCTGCCCCCTCCACGGTGAAAACACCGCCTTTCAGAGGAACTTTGAGAGGATTGGTGAAGGAGAGGGTGCAGATTGACTGTTGTCTTGTATAGGCTCTCCCAGGAACCTGCACAGAAGCAATTTAACAATGTCAAAAGAAGCTTTGACGCATGGATTACAAAGTATCAGAATAGTACGGACTACTGATgatttgaagtgaaaatgatCATGTTTGGGGTGAAGGcccccaaaaaaagatgatttattttgtcCCATGTTTTTCAGGTTTCCATTGCATGGGTCGTAATTAATTGCAAAGAAAGCATCCCAAAACAACTTAGTAGTACTTTTTAAGGAAACAACACACTTGAACACAACCAAGAGGTGTTACCATTCTTTCCCTCTTTAGGAGGTCCCCCACCTTTACAAACACTTTTGGCATAGTGGGTGAAATGCTGCCCATAGCCATGATGGGTTTCTCCAGACACTCAGCCTGCAGCAACGCTGTCAGCTTCATTGTTTGACGCCCAGAGATGTACTTGACGTAGTCGTCATAGCCTATTGTCACCACCTCCTTGTGAACTGGATCGGCAGGAATTTTGGTCAAGggcaaaaagcaaaaaagtacAATTGCGACTAGTAATTTGTTTATCATGTCTATTGGCAAGCAACCAACCTTTGTTAGCTGGCACAGAAATCTGCTTGGTTTCCTTCTGCAACTGCCCGAGGAGTAAATTGTTGTATGTTTCTGCCGTGGCTAAAATGGTCAGAAAAACATCAGcttttctttctcctttgtTGTCCACCTGCATAGAATAATTATTCGATCAATTCCGAATCTTTTAATGAGTGGCGATAGAAAACAGTAAAggcttgttaaaaaatgacGACATTTTGCGACAGCATGTATTGTAAAAGTTAACTCAAATTCAAGGTAAAAACTACTCAGCATAAAGGCTAAAGTTACATAAAGCAATTTTCATATGTATCATTTAGCAATCAATTTGAGTGCCTCACCTCAACAATCATTTTCACCTCTGATCCAAACACAAATGGTTCTGGTTTGACTGACAATGACAGTTTGACTGAATCCGACCTCTCAGGGGATGGTTCTCTGAGTGAACGTTCTGCCATTTTGtacacctctctctctttcttggaACCTGTAGAAtagcacattttaatgaaactaTATCTACACCACATCGACCAGGTTACTACCACAAGTGATCCAATTAAACTCGGATTGGTTTCAATAGGAtaactttttgtttgtattcaaaTGCTAAAGCTAATACTCTTCACAAACCTTCAGGATATTTGTACTCAAGAGTTATATCTTCTCTGCAATTGCCAAAAACACTTTTGGTACTGATGTTCTTGCCAGTGTTGGTCTGATTCACGCTCACCTGTTACACAAAGAGTCATCAATTACAGTCCAATAGtatataaaacatgttttggtgTGAAAGGATAAATGTGGTTCACCTTCTGACGTTTGCCATTTTTCATTACCCAATAGATGATATCAGCATTCACTTCAGCAAATATGAACGGAGCATCATACTTGACACACAGATTTCCCTCCTTGATGGCTTTAACAGGGCATGGGCCACATCGGTAATCACCTGACATGCAAATGTCATTTAATTATTCCTTTGTATGCGACATTTAATGCATCAAGGATGGTATTAGAATGATCCGACCATCACTCAGTTCCTGAGGAGTTGGGTCCAAAGCTTGCCAGCCGTCATTTCCTTGTGGCAGATCTTTTCTTTTCATCCAGGACTCAATCCAACAATGGTagttcctaaaacaaaaaagttgagACAAACGTTTGTGACAAATAATGTGTTGATCAACAACAAGATAAATTCATTGATGCGATTCACGGTGGACTACCAGCTGCTGTCTGAACTTCCTTTAATAGTCTCCAGTTTTTCATTGACCAGGTAGTCCAACGAGAGGTTTCCATCCGTGTCGTGCGCAGACTCAAAGTTTGTAACATGGCGCGTTGGGATTCCAAGGCAACGCAGCACTGTAAAGAGCATATGCTATAGTATATTCAACACAAAATATTTAGCTTtgtttcttctaaaaaaaatatcaaaaaaataaaacatttccactAAATAATCAATGAACAGTGGAAAATATGCTGCTCAATCACTATTTTGTGTGTTGTAATTGGCAGGTGTAAGATGTGGAAGGGCCCCATCAGAGGCCCTACCAGTCACTGGTTTGTAATGTGAAATGATTGATTCATTGACTAAATAATGACAAGCTGCTGACGAAACCGAGCTGTCTAACGACTGACTAATTAAGAAATTTacaagaaagtaaaaaaaaaagtggacaagATGGCTCACCTGTGCAGGCAACAGCAGCAAAGACCCAGCACTGGCCAAACTTGACTGGCCTGCCTCCGCTGTTGCTCCACTTTTGAAGGATAGAAACACTACCAGTCCATCTGTAAGGAGCGACTCCATGATCATAGGGCTCCTCCCAGCGGCCCATCAACACGCCTTTGTCGCGATTGCTGTTGACCTGAACATGAAGTACATATTAAATGGTTAGTGTTTTCATGTTACATCTTTTCTGATATCTGTTACTAATTGGTTATTTTGTCAATTATAGGCAAACatagtgtttattttatttttccaggaCGTGTGTGTTAATGTTATTGTCACCATGGCCGTAATAATCCTGCTGACGTAGACCGGGTCAAATCTTTGGTTAAGGTCATTCTTTGGATCTCTCATTGCCTCTCTGGAGTTGTCcagaatttcaaaacaaatgtccattattttttcctcaaacTGTGATGGAAGGAGGAAAAGGACACAAAATCACAAAATCATTTCATTACACCTGTGGTACACAgataaaaagacacacacacatcatacaCATTCTAGGGGTGTAATAATTAAATTCTGAGGCCAATATGTCATTTGTTTAAGCACAAGTGAATTGAAAAGATTCAAAACATCCAACAAAATTGTCCCAAAAATTCAAAATTGGTATATTCCATTGGTGTTTGAAATGTACATAACATGGCATTAAATTAAACAAAGGCCATTAAATCAAATCACATCATGCTACATTTGTAACATTGGCAGATATCAGATCATATCATCCTTAAATTGGGAATCGACACCCCCAATTCATACCTGTCCAAAATTCCAACGCCTGGTACTGATGAAATCCCAGTTGCCCACGTAAAGGGTTCCATCCTCATTCATGACATACTCCTGAATGAGATTCACATCAGGAAGATATACCACATCATCTGTGTCACAATATAGGGATAACatc
This region of Stigmatopora nigra isolate UIUO_SnigA chromosome 6, RoL_Snig_1.1, whole genome shotgun sequence genomic DNA includes:
- the LOC144198282 gene encoding protein-glutamine gamma-glutamyltransferase 2-like; this encodes MNFLRDPTMSNNKVNIVNVDPRCRENNLAHRTKEIDRTRLIVRRGQCFSISVQCSGKVRGCKAALEIYVGKREETVVNVKRERGTGKDWWFTQRYVYDEILLTVYSPADAIISPCRLSVSLVCLSTGRILDTNGVTKFHVLYNPWCKDDVVYLPDVNLIQEYVMNEDGTLYVGNWDFISTRRWNFGQFEEKIMDICFEILDNSREAMRDPKNDLNQRFDPVYVSRIITAMVNSNRDKGVLMGRWEEPYDHGVAPYRWTGSVSILQKWSNSGGRPVKFGQCWVFAAVACTVLRCLGIPTRHVTNFESAHDTDGNLSLDYLVNEKLETIKGSSDSSWNYHCWIESWMKRKDLPQGNDGWQALDPTPQELSDGDYRCGPCPVKAIKEGNLCVKYDAPFIFAEVNADIIYWVMKNGKRQKVSVNQTNTGKNISTKSVFGNCREDITLEYKYPEGSKKEREVYKMAERSLREPSPERSDSVKLSLSVKPEPFVFGSEVKMIVEVDNKGERKADVFLTILATAETYNNLLLGQLQKETKQISVPANKVHKEVVTIGYDDYVKYISGRQTMKLTALLQAECLEKPIMAMGSISPTMPKVFVKVPGRAYTRQQSICTLSFTNPLKVPLKGGVFTVEGAGLLAPTEVKVNTDIGPGQKAFVKLAFNPVRTGIRKLLVDFFSDGLQDVKGSATMVVRKFRY